The Henckelia pumila isolate YLH828 chromosome 2, ASM3356847v2, whole genome shotgun sequence genome includes a window with the following:
- the LOC140882133 gene encoding beta-hexosaminidase 3, which translates to MEKTWLQIVFVWFSVCFLVKSSLIAADDINRLNIWPMPKSVSYGHQHLYFSNDFELKTEGSKYADASGILKDAFTRTVDTIKLDHVIEANVSHYHPSLVLKGIHVVIFSPSDALQHGIDESYKLNIPANGNSIYARIEAQTVYGALHGLQTFSQVCYFNLTSRGIVVHQVPWIIIDEPRFSYRGLLIDTSRHYQTLPTIKKVIDSMAYAKLNVLHWHIVDSQSFPLEIPSYPKLWEGAYSISERYTFDDAAEVVSYAQRRGINVLAEIDVPGHALSWGVGYPVLWPSPTCKEPLDVSNEFTFKLIDGILSDFSKIFKYRFIHLGGDEVDTSCWLLTPHVRNWLKKNNLNGSEAYQYFVLRAQKIALSHGYEIINWEETFNNFGSKLSRKTVVHNWLGSGVAQRVVEAGLRCIVSNQDKWYLDHLDALWPGFYMNEPLTNITDPKQQALVLGGEVCMWGEHVDGSDIEQTIWPRAAAAAERLWTPYNKISKDPGQVVRRLAHFRCLLNQRGVAAAPLAGPGRVAPQEPGSCYKQ; encoded by the exons ATGGAGAAAACTTGGCTACAAATTGTGTTCGTTTGGTTTTCGGTATGTTTTCTCGTAAAATCGTCTCTGATTGCTGCTGATGACATCAACCGCTTGAACATATGGCCAATGCCGAAATCCGTGAGCTATGGACACCAGCATCTCTATTTCAGCAACGATTTCGAGCTGAAGACAGAAGGGTCAAAGTACGCTGATGCTTCGGGGATTCTCAAGGATGCATTCACAAGGACAGTTGACACTATAAAGTTAGATCATGTCATTGAGGCCAATGTTTCCCACTATCATCCCTCTTTGGTGCTGAAAGGGATTCATGTGGTTATCTTCTCGCCTTCTGATGCG CTGCAACATGGTATTGATGAGTCATACAAGCTAAACATCCCTGCAAATGGAAACTCAATTTATGCAAGAATTGAG GCACAAACAGTGTATGGGGCATTGCATGGTCTTCAG ACATTTAGCCAAGTTTGCTATTTCAACTTGACGTCTAGAGGAATCGTAGTCCATCAAGTTCCATGGATCATCATTGATGAGCCAAGGTTCTCGTACCGCGGACTTTTGATCG ATACATCCAGGCATTACCAGACGCTACCGACTATAAAGAAGGTTATTGATTCCATGGCTTACGCCAAGTTG AATGTGCTGCATTGGCACATTGTAGATTCACAATCTTTCCCTCTCGAAATACCTTCCTATCCGAAGCTGTGGGAGGGCGCATATTCCATCTCAGAACGGTATACATTTGATGATGCAGCAGAGGTTGTAAG TTATGCTCAAAGACGAGGTATTAATGTATTGGCTGAAATCGACGTTCCAGGACACGCTCTCTCCTG GGGGGTTGGCTATCCGGTTCTATGGCCATCGCCGACTTGTAAGGAGCCCCTTGATGTGAGCAATGAGTTTACCTTCAAGTTGATAGATGGGATTCTTTCGG ATTTCAGTAAGATCTTCAAGTACAGATTTATTCATCTGGGAGGCGACGAAGTGGATACTA GTTGCTGGCTGTTAACTCCTCATGTGAGAAATTG GTTAAAGAAAAACAATCTGAATGGTTCGGAGGCGTATCAGTATTTCGTGCTGAGAGCACAGAAGATAGCTTTGTCCCATGGATATGAAATCATAAACTG GGAGGAGACGTTTAACAACTTCGGTAGTAAACTAAGCCGGAAAACAGTGGTTCATAACTG GCTAGGGAGTGGTGTTGCTCAAAGGGTGGTCGAAGCCGGATTGCGATGTATTGTTAGTAACCAAGACAAGTGGTATCTGGATCACTTGGATGCCCTATGGCCAGGTTTCTACATGAACGAGCCGCTAACGAATATCACAGACCCCAAGCAACAAGCTTTGGTTCTTGGAGGGGAGGTGTGCATGTGGGGTGAACATGTTGATGGATCCGACATCGAGCAAACCATATGGCCTCGCGCGGCTGCTGCAGCAG AGAGGCTATGGACACCTTACAACAAGATATCGAAGGATCCGGGACAAGTGGTGCGTCGGTTGGCGCATTTCAGGTGCCTACTGAACCAGAGGGGAGTAGCCGCGGCTCCGTTGGCTGGTCCTGGTAGGGTGGCACCACAAGAGCCTGGTTCCTGTTATAAGCAATGA